From Methanosarcina lacustris Z-7289, one genomic window encodes:
- a CDS encoding Dna2/Cas4 domain-containing protein: MPANSRNPEISVSDLLLYINCPRRVYFVSRGFELFPEINASRLERMLLKELSLTFPDIVRECSLNADNLCKELETAFLHACEDLPLMFPAEFACIEKEVLEEGKARARAKIPEIAANLFRGLEEYGKDPMLEALTPVKTEPFLSSEKLNLKGVPSKLVCFEGMTVPSIMKPGNCPIQGVWASDRMHAASLALLLEAEAGGEVPFAFVEYVSFGLLRKVTIRSSDRREVLKICRRVEKIKAGFMPEKKEEKFCSDCTFSEHCVSNSSLMSKFF, encoded by the coding sequence ATGCCTGCAAATTCACGGAATCCTGAGATAAGCGTTTCGGATCTTCTCCTGTATATCAACTGCCCGCGACGCGTATACTTTGTCAGCCGGGGTTTTGAACTGTTCCCGGAAATAAACGCTTCAAGACTTGAAAGAATGCTCTTGAAAGAGCTTTCTCTAACTTTTCCTGATATTGTGAGGGAATGTTCGTTAAACGCCGATAACCTGTGCAAAGAACTTGAAACTGCTTTTCTCCATGCATGTGAAGACCTCCCGCTTATGTTCCCAGCAGAATTTGCCTGCATTGAAAAGGAAGTCCTTGAAGAAGGGAAGGCGCGGGCAAGAGCCAAAATTCCTGAAATTGCGGCTAACCTTTTCAGAGGGCTTGAAGAATACGGAAAAGACCCTATGCTTGAGGCACTTACGCCTGTTAAAACCGAGCCATTTCTTTCATCTGAAAAACTTAACCTGAAGGGTGTTCCGTCCAAGCTTGTCTGTTTCGAGGGCATGACTGTTCCATCGATTATGAAACCTGGAAACTGTCCTATTCAGGGCGTGTGGGCATCTGACCGGATGCACGCCGCATCACTTGCCCTTCTGCTTGAAGCCGAGGCCGGAGGGGAGGTGCCCTTTGCCTTTGTTGAATACGTAAGTTTCGGCCTGCTTCGGAAAGTAACTATCCGAAGTTCGGACCGCAGAGAAGTTTTAAAAATCTGCAGGCGTGTGGAAAAAATAAAAGCCGGATTCATGCCTGAGAAAAAAGAAGAAAAGTTCTGTTCAGACTGTACCTTTTCGGAGCACTGCGTTTCGAATTCGTCCCTGATGTCAAAATTTTTCTAA
- a CDS encoding UPF0228 family protein: protein MSKINKEIAIFIVFLIFVVVIGLFVKMTIFTPTVNPGQEERKVAGLIIQFRDGVSEQEAKSILKNYNLARYKLDFTVDIPDNYYIIVDEDNIMDVKSELRDENWTEATPALEKGNYYITKKGDYYIIAIAEQNIHNEIFIEMLNKYNLEVKKFVYCHVIITDHPESGISEEHANKLKRELELNENVFTVYFESIE, encoded by the coding sequence ATGAGCAAAATCAATAAGGAAATCGCTATTTTTATTGTATTTCTGATTTTCGTAGTAGTTATTGGATTATTTGTAAAAATGACTATTTTTACTCCAACAGTAAATCCTGGACAAGAAGAGAGAAAAGTAGCTGGTTTAATCATTCAATTTAGAGATGGGGTTAGTGAGCAGGAAGCAAAATCTATTCTCAAAAACTATAATTTAGCTAGATATAAACTGGATTTCACGGTTGATATACCGGATAACTACTACATAATAGTAGATGAAGATAATATAATGGATGTAAAAAGTGAATTGAGAGACGAAAATTGGACTGAAGCTACTCCGGCTTTAGAAAAAGGAAATTATTACATAACTAAAAAAGGGGATTATTACATAATTGCAATAGCGGAACAAAACATTCACAATGAAATTTTTATTGAGATGCTAAATAAATATAATCTTGAAGTGAAAAAGTTCGTCTATTGCCATGTTATCATTACAGATCACCCAGAAAGTGGGATTTCAGAGGAACATGCGAATAAATTAAAAAGAGAGCTTGAACTGAATGAAAATGTTTTCACCGTATACTTTGAGTCTATTGAATAA
- a CDS encoding helix-turn-helix domain-containing protein — protein MTSNDSSENLRNRLAEKMAGDITLSEKPGESLKKWRLNFEISQTDIANYLKVSPSVISDYESGRRKSPGTMIVRKIVESLLEVDIERGGKKIHTFESILNAESGSKSIYSTYEYTIPIQLAKLVNLIEGEIVYKGAERPLYGFSVIDSQRAVLELSSHEFQKLYGWSTDRAMIFTKVSTGKSPMVAIRVTNLKPGAVVLHGLRKEEVEPVAVKMAEVDRVPLVATTMDLDQIVQLLKKYSQYYAKE, from the coding sequence ATGACATCCAACGATTCCTCAGAAAATCTGCGCAACCGCCTGGCAGAAAAAATGGCTGGAGATATCACACTTTCCGAAAAACCCGGAGAGTCACTCAAGAAGTGGCGATTAAACTTCGAGATATCCCAGACCGATATTGCAAATTACCTTAAGGTCTCTCCTTCTGTTATCAGTGATTATGAAAGCGGGAGGCGAAAGTCCCCAGGGACAATGATCGTACGGAAAATCGTGGAATCCCTGCTTGAAGTTGATATCGAGCGGGGAGGGAAAAAAATCCACACCTTCGAATCGATACTTAACGCCGAAAGCGGCTCAAAATCTATCTACTCAACCTACGAGTACACTATCCCTATACAACTTGCTAAACTGGTAAACCTTATTGAAGGCGAGATTGTCTACAAAGGGGCTGAGAGACCTCTATATGGTTTTTCTGTAATCGACAGCCAGCGGGCAGTCCTGGAACTTTCCTCCCACGAATTCCAGAAGCTCTACGGCTGGAGTACGGACAGAGCCATGATCTTTACGAAAGTCAGTACCGGGAAATCCCCCATGGTGGCTATCCGGGTCACCAACCTGAAACCCGGGGCTGTTGTGCTTCACGGGCTCCGTAAAGAAGAAGTCGAACCTGTTGCAGTCAAGATGGCGGAAGTAGACCGTGTACCCCTGGTCGCAACTACAATGGACCTCGACCAGATTGTACAGTTACTGAAAAAATACAGTCAATACTATGCGAAGGAATGA
- a CDS encoding hydroxymethylglutaryl-CoA synthase, with translation MTIGIVSYGAYVPRYRIKIEEIARLWGDDAEALKNGLMVYEKSVPDVDEDTATIAVEAARYAMARSGVDPSRIGAVYTGSESHPYAVKPTSTIVAQAIGTTPEMTAADFEFACKAGTAAVQACMGLVGSGMIDLGMAIGADVSQGAPGDALEYTAAAGGVACLIGRKESELAAIIEDTYSFTTDTPDFWRREGMPYPEHGGRFTGEPGYFKHVTNGAKGLLKKLGTKPEDYDYAVFHQPNGKFPSKAAKMLGFTKAQITPGLVVPKIGNTYSGSCLMGIAATLDQAKPGDRIFATAFGSGAGSDSFSITVTDRIEEIRNLAPTVSELIKDPIYIDYARYAKHKGKIRLA, from the coding sequence ATGACTATTGGAATTGTATCTTACGGTGCATATGTCCCCAGATACCGTATAAAAATTGAAGAAATCGCCCGGCTCTGGGGTGATGATGCAGAGGCTCTCAAAAATGGCCTCATGGTGTACGAGAAATCCGTGCCTGATGTCGATGAAGACACAGCAACGATAGCCGTGGAAGCAGCAAGATATGCAATGGCAAGAAGCGGTGTAGATCCCTCCAGAATAGGGGCGGTATATACAGGTTCAGAAAGTCATCCCTACGCTGTAAAACCGACAAGCACTATCGTAGCCCAGGCTATTGGCACAACGCCTGAAATGACTGCAGCAGACTTTGAGTTTGCATGTAAGGCAGGAACAGCCGCAGTCCAGGCATGTATGGGGCTGGTGGGTTCCGGAATGATTGACCTTGGCATGGCTATAGGAGCAGACGTTTCTCAGGGCGCCCCGGGTGATGCCCTTGAATACACTGCCGCAGCAGGAGGAGTCGCCTGCCTCATCGGGAGAAAAGAATCCGAACTTGCGGCAATCATTGAAGATACGTACTCTTTTACAACAGATACTCCTGACTTCTGGAGAAGGGAAGGAATGCCTTACCCCGAGCACGGAGGACGTTTTACAGGAGAACCTGGGTACTTCAAGCACGTGACAAACGGCGCAAAAGGCCTCCTTAAAAAACTCGGGACAAAACCTGAAGATTATGATTATGCAGTCTTCCACCAGCCAAACGGGAAGTTCCCGAGCAAAGCTGCAAAGATGCTGGGGTTCACAAAAGCCCAGATAACTCCGGGACTTGTAGTTCCAAAAATTGGGAATACATATTCAGGGTCCTGCCTTATGGGAATCGCTGCAACTCTTGACCAGGCAAAGCCCGGAGACCGGATTTTTGCAACCGCCTTCGGGTCAGGAGCAGGATCCGATTCATTCAGCATAACAGTTACTGACAGGATTGAGGAAATCCGAAATCTGGCTCCGACGGTTTCCGAACTTATCAAGGATCCTATATACATCGACTACGCAAGGTATGCCAAACATAAAGGTAAAATCCGCCTTGCCTGA
- the sppA gene encoding signal peptide peptidase SppA has product MNDENVNSEDVDSKSTNPEEASEEDLSRSSAFNKKETTISEEDISDSAIKEKSSGSDYTPEKQGPAKPDAQGFPPQDPEKKIIENTNLSMNSGSSPSVKKKKRSGTSYIVVLLALIAVIGISMLAIIYGLGFGGNIGTSEKIAVIYVQGSMLTGNVPSGLGYATSEDISENIHNAVADGNVRAIVLRINSPGGSPAAAQEIAIEIKKAQEKGIPVVVSMGDLAASAAYYISAPADYIFANPSTSTGSIGVIWTFENRSTFNKKEGVDYYVSKSGEFKDMGSSWRGLTDEEKEYADSVVMESYENFVTQVAEGRNMSQSDVKKLADGRVYSGSRAKELGLVDGFGNLYDAIDKAAELGGIQGKPKVVYMNKASLSSLLLGSESGDSSKETSQFVNYFEESPYGKILACLG; this is encoded by the coding sequence ATGAATGATGAAAACGTAAACTCAGAAGATGTGGATTCAAAAAGCACGAATCCAGAAGAGGCATCTGAAGAAGACCTTTCGAGAAGTAGTGCTTTCAATAAAAAAGAGACTACTATCTCTGAGGAGGACATTTCAGATAGTGCCATCAAGGAAAAATCTTCAGGTTCCGATTATACTCCTGAAAAACAGGGACCGGCAAAACCAGATGCTCAGGGATTCCCTCCCCAGGACCCTGAAAAGAAAATAATTGAAAACACGAATTTAAGCATGAATTCAGGCTCTTCTCCTTCCGTAAAGAAAAAGAAACGCAGCGGCACATCATACATTGTGGTCTTGCTGGCTCTGATTGCTGTTATTGGGATCAGTATGCTTGCTATCATCTACGGGCTCGGTTTTGGAGGAAATATAGGGACTTCCGAGAAGATAGCGGTAATTTATGTGCAGGGTTCAATGCTCACTGGAAACGTTCCCTCGGGACTCGGCTATGCAACCTCAGAAGATATTTCTGAAAACATCCACAACGCTGTAGCGGATGGAAACGTCAGGGCAATAGTACTCAGGATTAACAGTCCCGGAGGATCTCCTGCAGCTGCCCAGGAGATTGCAATAGAGATCAAGAAAGCTCAGGAAAAGGGCATTCCTGTTGTTGTCTCCATGGGAGATCTTGCGGCCAGTGCTGCATATTATATCTCTGCACCTGCAGATTACATATTTGCAAATCCCTCCACAAGTACGGGATCCATAGGAGTTATCTGGACCTTTGAGAACAGGTCTACTTTCAACAAAAAGGAAGGTGTAGATTATTACGTTTCAAAGTCCGGAGAGTTCAAAGATATGGGAAGTTCCTGGAGAGGGCTTACGGACGAAGAAAAAGAATACGCTGACAGCGTTGTCATGGAGAGTTATGAAAACTTTGTAACCCAGGTTGCAGAAGGGCGTAATATGAGCCAGAGTGACGTAAAAAAACTTGCTGACGGACGCGTATATTCCGGGTCCAGAGCAAAGGAGCTCGGGCTTGTGGACGGTTTTGGAAACCTTTATGACGCAATTGATAAAGCTGCGGAACTGGGAGGTATTCAGGGTAAGCCAAAAGTAGTGTATATGAACAAGGCAAGCCTTTCAAGTTTACTTCTCGGTTCGGAGTCTGGGGATTCCAGTAAGGAAACCAGTCAATTTGTCAATTACTTTGAGGAAAGCCCTTATGGGAAGATTCTTGCCTGTCTCGGGTAA
- a CDS encoding Zn-ribbon domain-containing OB-fold protein, giving the protein MSSVPRFWRSLGSRYNLEGTHCKECGEYFYPPRNVCVNCRRMGELESFKFKGTGEIVTYTLIHTAAEGFENQAPYTLAIIKLDEGPQLTSQVIGDSEKMHIGMRVKSVFRKLGEDGDRGMIYYGTKFIPADA; this is encoded by the coding sequence ATGTCTTCTGTACCAAGATTCTGGAGAAGCCTCGGCAGCAGGTATAACCTTGAAGGGACCCACTGCAAGGAATGTGGGGAATATTTTTATCCCCCGCGCAATGTTTGCGTAAACTGCAGGCGTATGGGCGAACTCGAATCATTCAAATTCAAAGGCACTGGCGAAATAGTAACCTATACATTGATTCACACGGCTGCGGAAGGTTTTGAAAACCAGGCTCCTTATACCCTTGCAATCATCAAGCTGGATGAAGGGCCCCAGCTGACCTCTCAGGTAATTGGGGACTCTGAAAAGATGCATATAGGTATGAGGGTAAAATCCGTTTTCCGTAAGCTCGGGGAAGACGGCGACCGCGGCATGATTTACTACGGCACCAAATTCATCCCTGCAGATGCCTGA
- a CDS encoding thiolase domain-containing protein: MRDVAIIGVKNTKFGELWERSLRDIVVEAGIGAIEDTSVSGKDIDALYVGNMSGGRFIDQEHIGALIADYSGLSRNLHVPATRVEAACASGGLALRQAIMSVASGYSDIVVAAGAEKMTDVGSEEAASALAAAADREWEGMAGATFPGLYAMIAKLHMHKYGTTSEQLAEVAVKNHKNGYFNPIAQYKNKITVDDVLNSIMVADPLHIFDCSPITDGASALVLAPADVAHKYTDTPIYIKATAQASDTIALHDRRDITTLDATVVAAKRAYSMAKLKPEDIDLVEVHDCFTIAEICAIEDLGFAEKGKGGIVTENGETAIGGRIPVNTSGGLKACGHPVGATGIKQAVEIVTQLRGDAGKRQVAGAKYGMTHNVGGSGATAVIHIFSRER, from the coding sequence ATGAGAGACGTAGCAATTATCGGAGTAAAGAATACAAAATTCGGGGAACTCTGGGAACGCTCCCTGAGAGACATCGTCGTAGAAGCCGGAATCGGGGCAATCGAAGATACATCTGTAAGCGGAAAAGATATTGATGCTCTTTATGTAGGAAACATGAGTGGAGGCCGTTTTATTGACCAGGAGCATATAGGTGCCCTTATCGCGGACTATTCTGGGCTTTCGAGAAACCTTCATGTTCCGGCTACCAGAGTGGAAGCTGCCTGTGCTTCCGGTGGGCTTGCCCTGCGTCAGGCTATAATGTCCGTGGCTTCAGGTTACAGCGATATTGTGGTCGCAGCAGGAGCGGAAAAGATGACTGATGTTGGATCTGAAGAAGCTGCTTCGGCTCTTGCAGCAGCCGCTGACCGGGAATGGGAAGGTATGGCAGGAGCAACCTTCCCCGGGCTTTATGCAATGATTGCAAAGCTGCACATGCACAAGTACGGAACTACAAGCGAACAGCTTGCAGAAGTAGCCGTTAAGAACCACAAAAACGGGTATTTCAACCCTATTGCCCAGTACAAGAATAAAATTACCGTGGACGACGTGCTGAACTCAATAATGGTAGCCGACCCATTACACATCTTTGACTGTTCCCCCATAACAGACGGAGCATCTGCACTTGTTCTGGCTCCTGCGGACGTTGCCCACAAATATACTGATACTCCTATTTACATTAAAGCAACAGCCCAGGCAAGTGACACAATTGCACTTCATGACAGAAGGGATATCACAACTCTGGACGCAACCGTGGTGGCTGCAAAGAGGGCATATTCCATGGCAAAATTGAAGCCTGAAGACATTGACCTTGTCGAGGTGCATGACTGCTTTACCATTGCCGAGATCTGCGCAATTGAAGACCTCGGATTTGCAGAGAAAGGAAAAGGTGGAATTGTCACGGAAAATGGGGAAACTGCAATAGGCGGAAGAATCCCTGTCAACACATCCGGCGGCCTGAAAGCCTGCGGACATCCCGTAGGAGCTACCGGCATAAAGCAGGCTGTGGAAATTGTAACCCAGCTGCGCGGAGATGCAGGAAAGCGCCAGGTAGCAGGGGCCAAGTATGGAATGACCCACAATGTAGGAGGGTCAGGAGCGACCGCAGTAATACACATTTTCTCGAGGGAGAGGTGA
- the metG gene encoding methionine--tRNA ligase yields the protein MSDSSSKPVLVTCGLPYANGKAHIGHLRTYVPADIFARSLRKEGREVTFVCGSDTHGTPIVVNAEELGIPPKELVEVYHKHFDETFKQLGVYFDAFGTTDDPENHHRTMQIVNRLIEKNYVYPKIIEIAYCPKCNRFLPDRYVEGACPYCGETARGDECDQGCGKHLEPGELKNPVCTICGGPAEYRQQEHFFFKLSEFSDFLLNYLSNDLGGTSNAINYALGWVKQGLTDWCITRNLEWGVQFPGHEDLVVYVWVDAPIGYMAFTEEWAAKTGNSWEKFWKGDGEIVHFIGGDITYHHCIFWPAMLKGADYSVPTAVVASGMVKIEDRKFSKTRGYVVWVGEDYLDHGFHPDLLRYYLASYTSHTKELNFSWRVLQEKINTELVAVFGNFLYRTMLFAFKNYGEVPEGKLEPEVSAEIEKALKEIKAAMAEYEFKKAVDSAMTLASFGNIYFQSHEPWKLLKEDRAACGHVLYNCLHLAKALSIIFEPVLPLTMETAWKGLGQESDIHAVQYEEALVPLKSGTKLAKPELLFTKLEDDKIGEMEEIANQRVKAADAKKNAAKGKGKEPAKSDGMGPAEEAKPAEKAADAAITEEKGQIETLPMVEYEDFAKLDLRVGKVLLAEPVKKSKKLLRLEVDIGEAKPRQLVAGMSSYYTPEELIGKNIVVLTNLKPAKLCGVESNGMMLAADDGGAIVAALMPDKDLKPGSKIR from the coding sequence ATGTCAGACTCATCCAGTAAACCCGTACTTGTTACCTGCGGCCTGCCTTATGCCAACGGCAAGGCCCATATTGGGCATCTCCGGACCTATGTGCCCGCTGATATTTTTGCCCGCTCCCTGCGGAAGGAAGGGAGGGAGGTTACCTTTGTCTGTGGCTCGGATACTCATGGTACCCCAATTGTCGTAAACGCCGAGGAGCTCGGGATTCCTCCCAAAGAACTTGTAGAAGTATATCATAAACACTTTGACGAAACTTTCAAGCAGCTTGGAGTTTACTTTGATGCTTTTGGGACAACTGATGACCCCGAAAATCATCACCGGACCATGCAGATTGTAAACAGGCTGATTGAAAAGAATTATGTATACCCGAAAATTATCGAAATCGCTTACTGCCCTAAGTGTAACCGCTTCCTTCCTGACCGTTATGTGGAAGGAGCCTGCCCTTACTGTGGAGAAACAGCCCGAGGCGATGAATGTGATCAGGGCTGTGGAAAACACCTTGAGCCCGGGGAGCTTAAGAATCCTGTATGTACCATCTGCGGAGGGCCTGCAGAGTACCGCCAGCAGGAACACTTTTTTTTCAAACTTTCAGAGTTTAGCGATTTCTTGCTTAATTACCTCTCAAATGACCTGGGAGGTACCAGTAATGCTATAAACTACGCACTTGGCTGGGTAAAGCAGGGGCTTACGGACTGGTGTATCACAAGGAACCTTGAATGGGGGGTTCAATTCCCTGGGCATGAAGACCTTGTGGTTTATGTCTGGGTTGATGCCCCCATAGGCTACATGGCTTTCACCGAGGAATGGGCTGCAAAGACAGGGAATTCCTGGGAAAAATTCTGGAAAGGGGACGGGGAAATAGTCCACTTCATTGGAGGGGACATTACCTACCACCACTGCATCTTCTGGCCTGCCATGCTTAAAGGCGCAGACTACTCCGTGCCTACCGCTGTTGTAGCATCGGGCATGGTCAAAATAGAAGACAGAAAGTTTTCCAAGACCAGAGGTTATGTGGTCTGGGTAGGGGAAGATTATCTTGACCACGGCTTCCATCCCGACCTCCTGAGGTATTATCTTGCAAGCTACACCTCCCATACCAAGGAACTGAACTTCTCCTGGCGCGTGCTTCAGGAAAAGATTAACACCGAACTGGTGGCTGTGTTCGGAAACTTCCTGTACAGGACCATGCTCTTTGCTTTCAAGAACTATGGAGAAGTCCCTGAAGGGAAACTCGAACCTGAAGTCAGCGCAGAAATCGAAAAGGCTCTAAAAGAAATCAAGGCTGCGATGGCTGAGTATGAGTTCAAAAAAGCGGTCGATTCCGCCATGACTCTTGCGTCTTTTGGGAATATTTACTTCCAGTCCCACGAGCCCTGGAAACTTCTAAAAGAAGACAGAGCCGCTTGCGGACATGTCCTCTACAACTGCCTCCACCTGGCAAAAGCCCTGAGTATTATATTTGAACCTGTGCTCCCTCTGACCATGGAAACAGCCTGGAAAGGGCTCGGGCAGGAAAGTGATATCCATGCTGTGCAGTATGAAGAAGCCCTCGTACCCCTGAAGTCAGGCACAAAACTTGCAAAGCCTGAACTCCTCTTTACCAAACTTGAAGACGACAAAATCGGGGAGATGGAAGAGATTGCAAACCAGCGGGTAAAAGCTGCAGATGCAAAGAAAAACGCGGCAAAAGGAAAGGGAAAGGAGCCCGCCAAATCCGATGGAATGGGCCCTGCAGAAGAGGCAAAACCAGCCGAAAAAGCCGCAGATGCAGCAATAACTGAAGAAAAAGGGCAAATCGAAACTCTTCCAATGGTCGAGTACGAAGACTTTGCAAAACTTGATCTCAGAGTAGGAAAAGTCCTCCTTGCCGAACCCGTTAAGAAGTCCAAAAAACTTCTCCGTCTGGAAGTGGACATCGGCGAAGCAAAACCAAGGCAACTTGTTGCAGGCATGTCTTCCTATTATACTCCTGAAGAGCTTATCGGGAAGAATATAGTCGTGCTCACCAACCTGAAACCTGCAAAACTCTGTGGAGTTGAGTCAAACGGTATGATGCTAGCAGCCGATGACGGCGGAGCGATTGTAGCAGCCCTGATGCCTGACAAAGATCTAAAGCCGGGTTCAAAGATAAGGTAA
- a CDS encoding UPF0228 family protein, translated as MNKISKVVVVFIVSLTFLVLMMQSQEVKVAGLLIQFENETTEPEVQAILENYNIPVNYTIDYNSNIGRGMYYIKVDEDKINELRKYENWTSVVELKKGNYNIIMLSEEFVPDESFLTMLDKNNLQLKKAFVCYIHFGDGPQNWVVGTNCVLEKDAIRIKNELEINEKVLIVGLDDIEG; from the coding sequence ATGAATAAAATTAGCAAAGTCGTAGTTGTTTTTATTGTTTCTCTGACTTTCTTAGTACTGATGATGCAATCTCAAGAAGTTAAAGTAGCTGGTTTACTTATTCAATTTGAAAATGAAACTACTGAGCCGGAAGTTCAAGCCATTCTTGAAAATTACAACATACCTGTGAATTATACCATAGACTACAATTCTAATATTGGGCGAGGAATGTACTACATAAAAGTAGATGAAGATAAAATAAATGAATTGAGGAAATATGAAAACTGGACTTCTGTAGTTGAACTCAAAAAAGGAAATTATAACATAATTATGTTATCTGAAGAATTTGTTCCAGATGAAAGTTTTCTTACAATGCTGGACAAAAATAATCTCCAGTTGAAAAAGGCCTTCGTGTGTTATATCCATTTTGGAGATGGACCACAGAATTGGGTTGTGGGGACGAATTGTGTTCTGGAAAAGGATGCAATCAGGATAAAAAATGAGCTTGAAATAAATGAGAAAGTTTTGATTGTAGGCCTAGATGATATTGAAGGGTAA
- the cyaB gene encoding class IV adenylate cyclase, translating into MIEVEVKVRADHSQVRSVLQKLGAIKIGIENQSDTYFAAPHRDFAKTDEALRIRSLDGKAVLTYKGPKLDKVSKTREELETPVDEATTVKILHALGFSDAGIVRKKREVFRAGEITVCLDTVEGLGEFLEVEIVVEDEKDLDTSRKKLFELLKQFGAGEKDSIRTSYLEMVLGKIN; encoded by the coding sequence ATGATTGAAGTGGAAGTTAAGGTAAGAGCGGATCATTCACAGGTTCGCTCCGTCCTTCAGAAATTAGGGGCAATAAAAATAGGAATTGAGAATCAGTCAGATACTTATTTTGCAGCTCCTCACAGAGATTTTGCAAAGACCGACGAGGCGCTCAGGATTCGTTCCCTGGACGGCAAGGCTGTGCTAACCTATAAAGGTCCCAAACTCGATAAAGTCTCCAAAACCAGAGAAGAACTCGAAACCCCTGTGGATGAAGCAACTACTGTAAAAATACTCCATGCGCTTGGTTTCTCTGATGCCGGAATAGTTAGGAAAAAAAGGGAAGTCTTCAGAGCAGGGGAGATAACTGTCTGCCTTGACACAGTCGAAGGACTGGGAGAATTCCTGGAAGTTGAAATCGTAGTTGAAGATGAAAAAGATCTAGACACTTCAAGGAAAAAGCTGTTTGAATTACTGAAACAGTTTGGCGCCGGAGAAAAAGACTCCATCCGGACTTCTTACCTTGAAATGGTACTGGGAAAAATCAATTAA